In Streptomyces sp. NBC_00483, a single window of DNA contains:
- a CDS encoding acyl-CoA dehydrogenase family protein, translating to MHLEYTPEQQQLRTELRAYFAELVPENAYARYEDPAAQKRFYRETVRRLGSDGWLGVGWPKEYGGRGLSPMEQFIFFDEAAQAGVPLPLMALNTVGPTIMQFGTDEQKDFFLPKILSGELDFAIGYSEPDAGTDLAALKTRAVRDGDDYVVNGQKIWTTNGDTADWVWLAVRTDPDAPSHKGITMLLVPTSDPGYSCTVINTLASHDTTASYYENIRVPVSRRVGEENKGWRLITNQLNHERVTLAAHGTMAIRALHDVQRWAMETKLADGRRVIDLGWVRKRLAQTHTKLDAMKLLNWQMVNAVQQGTLLPQDASAVKVYGSEARRDAYAWLMEVVGAAGALKEGSAGTVLHGELERGYRSAVIFTFGGGNNEIQREIISWIGLGMPRVRR from the coding sequence GTGCACCTCGAATACACGCCTGAGCAGCAGCAGTTGCGCACCGAGCTGCGTGCCTACTTCGCCGAGCTCGTACCCGAGAACGCGTACGCGCGCTACGAGGACCCGGCCGCGCAGAAGCGGTTCTACCGGGAGACGGTGCGCAGGCTCGGCAGTGACGGGTGGCTCGGCGTGGGCTGGCCGAAGGAGTACGGGGGCCGTGGCCTGTCCCCGATGGAACAGTTCATCTTCTTCGACGAGGCGGCGCAGGCGGGCGTGCCGCTGCCGCTGATGGCGCTGAACACCGTCGGTCCGACGATCATGCAGTTCGGGACCGACGAGCAGAAGGATTTCTTCCTGCCGAAGATCCTCTCCGGCGAGCTCGACTTCGCGATCGGCTACAGCGAGCCCGACGCGGGCACCGACCTCGCGGCGCTCAAGACCCGTGCGGTCAGGGACGGTGATGACTATGTCGTCAACGGCCAGAAGATCTGGACGACCAACGGGGACACGGCCGACTGGGTCTGGCTCGCCGTCCGCACCGACCCGGACGCGCCCTCGCACAAGGGCATCACCATGCTCCTCGTCCCGACGAGCGACCCCGGCTACTCCTGCACCGTCATCAACACCCTCGCCTCGCACGACACCACGGCCAGCTACTACGAGAACATCCGCGTCCCGGTCTCCCGCCGGGTGGGCGAGGAGAACAAGGGCTGGCGGCTGATCACCAACCAGCTCAACCACGAACGCGTCACGCTGGCCGCCCACGGCACCATGGCGATCCGCGCCCTGCACGACGTGCAGCGCTGGGCCATGGAGACGAAACTCGCCGACGGCCGCCGCGTCATCGACCTCGGCTGGGTCAGGAAGCGCCTCGCCCAGACCCACACCAAGCTCGACGCGATGAAGCTCCTCAACTGGCAGATGGTGAACGCCGTTCAGCAGGGCACCCTCCTCCCGCAGGACGCCTCCGCCGTCAAGGTCTACGGCTCCGAGGCCCGCAGGGACGCGTACGCCTGGCTGATGGAGGTGGTGGGCGCGGCGGGCGCGCTCAAGGAGGGCAGCGCGGGCACCGTCCTGCACGGGGAGCTGGAACGCGGCTACCGGTCGGCGGTCATCTTCACGTTCGGCGGCGGGAACAACGAGATCCAGCGGGAGATCATCTCGTGGATCGGTCTCGGGATGCCGAGGGTGCGGCGCTGA
- a CDS encoding endonuclease/exonuclease/phosphatase family protein, with translation MSERGDGTAASTDGAGDRRPRWRRGRVLAAFAVVTALVLLFHRQVPNTPGRLGSLVESFLPWSWVVLVVLFGLGLLRRAPLAMLAVLPATAVWAHQCGVLLPEPRSDGHDLVVVQHNVSDENTDPQGMAHELSGPSPDLIALEELLPKARAVYERGLAASHPHHAVVGTVGLWSRYPLTGVRAADIKPAGITEPWNRGLRAVVEAPQRDIAVYVAHLPSVRLGVSGLKSAWRDESARRLGAEVAAEKTDTVLVVGDFNGTVDDRGLAPLTSQLDVPDRGFTFSYPAAFPVARIDQIMARSANVGPIRTLPATGSDHLPVLARIALDDPVSAAPSASRDRSTR, from the coding sequence ATGAGCGAGCGGGGCGACGGGACGGCGGCATCCACGGACGGTGCGGGCGACAGACGCCCGCGGTGGCGTCGCGGCCGGGTGCTCGCGGCGTTCGCCGTCGTGACCGCGCTCGTGCTGCTCTTCCACCGGCAGGTTCCGAACACGCCGGGGCGGCTGGGGAGCCTGGTGGAGTCGTTCCTGCCGTGGTCCTGGGTGGTCCTGGTCGTCCTCTTCGGCCTGGGGCTGCTGCGCCGAGCGCCGCTCGCGATGCTGGCTGTGCTGCCGGCGACGGCGGTCTGGGCCCACCAATGCGGCGTACTGCTGCCCGAGCCCCGGTCCGACGGGCACGACCTTGTCGTCGTGCAGCACAACGTCAGTGACGAGAACACCGACCCGCAGGGCATGGCGCACGAGCTGTCCGGGCCGTCCCCCGACCTCATCGCCCTGGAAGAGCTGCTGCCCAAGGCCCGCGCGGTGTACGAGCGCGGTCTCGCCGCGAGCCATCCGCACCACGCGGTGGTCGGCACCGTCGGCCTCTGGTCGAGGTACCCGCTCACCGGCGTCCGGGCCGCGGACATCAAGCCCGCCGGGATCACGGAGCCGTGGAATCGCGGCCTGCGCGCGGTCGTCGAGGCCCCGCAGCGCGACATCGCCGTGTACGTCGCCCATCTGCCCTCGGTACGGCTCGGCGTCAGTGGCCTGAAGTCGGCGTGGCGGGACGAGAGCGCCCGCCGGCTCGGCGCGGAGGTCGCCGCCGAGAAGACCGACACGGTCCTCGTCGTCGGCGACTTCAACGGAACGGTGGACGACCGCGGCCTCGCCCCGCTGACCTCACAACTGGACGTACCGGATCGTGGGTTCACCTTCAGCTACCCCGCCGCGTTCCCCGTCGCCCGGATCGACCAGATCATGGCCCGCTCGGCGAACGTCGGCCCCATCCGCACCCTGCCCGCGACCGGCAGTGACCACCTTCCCGTTCTCGCCCGGATCGCCCTGGACGATCCGGTCAGCGCCGCACCCTCGGCATCCCGAGACCGATCCACGAGATGA
- a CDS encoding hydrophobic protein: protein MIPVLLVLLLALLLFGAGFAVKLLWWVAIAVLVVWLLGFVMRSTTAGGSRSRWYRW, encoded by the coding sequence GTGATTCCTGTTCTGCTGGTTCTGTTGCTCGCACTGTTGCTTTTCGGCGCGGGATTCGCCGTGAAACTGCTGTGGTGGGTGGCCATTGCCGTGCTGGTGGTGTGGCTGCTCGGATTCGTGATGCGCAGTACGACGGCGGGTGGATCGAGGTCACGATGGTACCGGTGGTGA
- a CDS encoding oxygenase MpaB family protein — MSEADPGLFGPDSVTWQLHADPMMWVAGVRALYFQALHPRAVRGVMQNSDFRRDAWGRLMRTAGFVGTTTYGTSEAAEKAGARVRRIHSHLGVTDPDTGERYGVDEPELLLWVHCAEIDSYLHVARRSGFRLTEAQADRYVAEHRTSARLVGLAPEKVPGSQAELAAYFESVRPELAAGPEARDVDAFLQRPPTHLLLIPAREVLWRRVAGLAYASLPPYAHELYGRQAPEPGAVTRRMRATGTALRLIPARVRWQLPPKHILRAMGRLGVDARPAPYKVDRGEAILDGPGRA, encoded by the coding sequence ATGAGCGAAGCGGACCCCGGGCTCTTCGGCCCCGACTCGGTGACCTGGCAGCTGCACGCCGACCCGATGATGTGGGTCGCGGGCGTGCGCGCCCTGTACTTCCAGGCGCTGCACCCGCGCGCCGTGCGCGGCGTCATGCAGAACTCCGACTTCCGGCGCGACGCCTGGGGACGGCTGATGCGGACCGCGGGCTTCGTCGGCACGACGACGTACGGGACGAGCGAGGCCGCCGAGAAGGCCGGCGCGCGCGTGCGGCGGATCCACAGCCACCTGGGGGTGACCGACCCGGACACGGGGGAGCGCTACGGCGTCGACGAACCCGAGTTGCTGCTGTGGGTGCACTGCGCCGAGATCGACTCCTATCTGCACGTCGCGCGCCGCTCCGGCTTCCGCCTCACCGAGGCGCAGGCCGACCGGTACGTAGCCGAGCACCGGACCAGCGCCCGGCTCGTCGGCCTCGCCCCGGAGAAGGTTCCGGGCAGCCAGGCGGAGTTGGCGGCGTACTTCGAGTCCGTACGCCCTGAGCTGGCCGCCGGGCCCGAGGCGCGCGACGTCGACGCCTTTCTGCAGCGGCCGCCCACCCACCTGTTGCTGATCCCCGCGCGCGAAGTCCTCTGGCGGCGCGTGGCCGGCCTCGCGTACGCCTCCCTGCCGCCGTACGCCCATGAGTTGTACGGCAGACAAGCCCCCGAACCGGGCGCCGTCACGCGCCGAATGCGCGCCACGGGCACCGCGCTGCGCCTGATTCCCGCCCGTGTGCGATGGCAACTGCCGCCGAAACACATCCTGCGGGCCATGGGGAGACTCGGTGTGGACGCCCGCCCTGCCCCGTACAAAGTCGACAGAGGGGAAGCCATACTGGACGGGCCGGGGAGGGCGTAG
- a CDS encoding serine/threonine-protein kinase: protein MPGVGETRDVRLIHGRYQLLDLIGRGGMGEVWRARDEALGRHVAVKCLKPLGPERDQSFTRILRERFRREARVAAALQHRGITVVHDFGEYEGILYLVMELLDGKNLSQLLDDNRHLPLPVGEIVDMAEQVASALAYTHEQGVVHRDLKPANIMRLGDGTAKICDFGIARLGHDIGFTARLTGTGVAMGTPHYMSPEQIGGDQVDERSDLYSLGCVLYEVATGAPPFDLEDAWSVLVGHRDTEPAAPRGHRPELPGYLDRIILDLLAKDPEERPRDARELERRITQGARPGPGTYVPTVRAPQIEPRTDPPVREQPQLPQQPVREQPGQPREPRLPSWTRGMTTGHKATAGPGPRVTPPDTAAGLSGEWIPRDGDHTPAAPEVVQRPTPAPELLATLASRHNAGLSLGRLERWAEAGEVHRSVAAEREHALGPDHPDTLASRYEVAFTLSRTGRAADALREYRGVVEGRERVLGPEHPDTLGARQEVAYVLGKLGRHFEAHQVYSTVLGARERAMGPEHPDTLRCRHNLAFNLSRLGRLEDSYRMAEEVADARGRVLGADHPDTLVTRCEVGYALGQLGRWSEALGTYQEVARARARALGDDHADTLSVRYEVGISLGRLGRSAEALTLYRDLIDDRTRVSGPQHPETLRARHGLGVNLGRLARWEEALSEARDVCAIRGRVLGADHPDTLVSRREVAVGLGWLGRWQDALGEYRAVSTARERVLGEAHASTLASRNDEAHCLEQLGRTADAVALYRRVAVLRQEGAPRA, encoded by the coding sequence ATGCCAGGGGTGGGGGAGACGCGGGACGTCAGGCTGATCCACGGGCGGTATCAGCTGCTCGACCTGATCGGCAGAGGCGGCATGGGCGAGGTCTGGCGGGCGCGCGACGAGGCGCTCGGCCGGCACGTCGCCGTGAAGTGCCTCAAGCCGCTCGGACCCGAGCGCGACCAGAGCTTCACCCGCATCCTGCGGGAGCGCTTCCGCAGGGAGGCGCGGGTCGCCGCCGCGCTCCAGCACCGGGGCATCACGGTCGTGCACGACTTCGGCGAGTACGAGGGCATTCTCTATCTCGTCATGGAGCTGCTCGACGGGAAGAACTTGAGCCAGCTCCTCGACGACAATCGGCACCTCCCCCTGCCCGTGGGCGAGATCGTCGACATGGCCGAACAGGTCGCCTCCGCCCTCGCCTACACCCATGAACAGGGCGTCGTGCACCGCGATCTGAAGCCCGCGAACATCATGCGGCTCGGTGACGGCACCGCAAAGATCTGCGACTTCGGCATCGCCCGGCTCGGCCACGACATCGGGTTCACCGCACGCCTCACCGGCACCGGCGTCGCCATGGGGACCCCGCACTACATGTCGCCCGAACAGATCGGCGGCGACCAGGTCGACGAGCGCAGCGACCTGTACTCGCTGGGATGCGTGCTCTACGAAGTGGCCACGGGCGCCCCGCCGTTCGACCTCGAGGACGCGTGGTCCGTGCTCGTCGGGCACCGCGACACCGAACCAGCGGCGCCGCGCGGGCACCGGCCCGAGCTGCCCGGCTATCTCGACCGGATCATCCTGGACCTGCTCGCCAAGGACCCCGAGGAACGGCCGCGTGACGCCCGGGAGTTGGAGCGCCGGATCACGCAAGGCGCGCGGCCGGGACCCGGGACGTACGTGCCGACGGTGCGGGCGCCACAGATCGAGCCGCGCACGGACCCGCCCGTACGCGAACAGCCGCAACTGCCGCAACAGCCCGTACGGGAGCAGCCCGGGCAGCCCCGCGAGCCCCGGCTGCCCTCCTGGACCCGCGGCATGACCACAGGACACAAGGCCACCGCGGGCCCCGGCCCGCGCGTCACACCCCCGGACACCGCGGCCGGGCTCTCCGGAGAGTGGATCCCGCGCGACGGCGACCACACGCCCGCCGCGCCGGAGGTGGTCCAACGCCCCACTCCCGCCCCGGAACTGCTCGCCACCCTCGCCTCCCGGCACAACGCGGGGCTCAGCCTCGGCCGGCTCGAGCGCTGGGCCGAGGCGGGCGAGGTGCACCGCTCGGTCGCCGCCGAGCGGGAGCACGCCCTCGGGCCCGATCACCCCGACACCCTCGCCAGCCGCTACGAGGTCGCCTTCACCCTCAGCCGCACCGGGCGGGCCGCCGACGCGCTGCGCGAGTACCGGGGCGTCGTCGAGGGACGCGAGCGGGTGCTGGGACCCGAGCACCCCGACACGCTCGGGGCGCGCCAGGAAGTCGCGTACGTCCTGGGAAAGTTGGGGCGACACTTCGAGGCGCACCAGGTGTACAGCACCGTCCTCGGCGCCCGTGAGCGGGCCATGGGGCCCGAGCACCCGGACACGCTGCGCTGCCGCCACAACCTCGCCTTCAACCTCAGCAGGCTCGGCCGCCTCGAGGACTCGTACCGGATGGCGGAGGAGGTGGCGGACGCGCGTGGCCGCGTGCTCGGCGCCGACCACCCCGACACGCTCGTCACACGCTGCGAGGTCGGCTACGCGCTGGGGCAGTTGGGGCGGTGGAGCGAGGCCCTCGGGACGTATCAGGAGGTCGCCCGGGCCAGGGCGCGGGCCCTCGGCGACGACCACGCGGACACCCTCTCCGTCCGCTACGAAGTGGGCATCAGCCTCGGCCGGCTCGGCCGCAGCGCCGAGGCCCTGACGCTCTACCGCGACCTGATCGACGACCGTACGCGGGTCAGCGGGCCGCAGCACCCCGAGACGCTGCGCGCCCGGCACGGGCTCGGGGTGAACCTCGGGCGGCTGGCCCGCTGGGAGGAGGCCCTGTCGGAGGCCCGCGACGTGTGCGCGATCCGCGGGCGCGTGCTCGGCGCCGACCATCCGGACACGCTCGTCAGCCGCCGCGAGGTCGCCGTCGGCCTGGGCTGGCTCGGACGCTGGCAGGACGCCCTCGGGGAGTACCGCGCGGTGTCCACCGCTCGTGAGCGCGTCCTCGGCGAGGCCCACGCCAGCACCCTCGCCAGCCGCAACGACGAGGCCCACTGCCTGGAGCAGCTCGGCCGCACGGCGGACGCGGTCGCCCTGTACCGAAGGGTCGCGGTGCTGCGCCAAGAAGGTGCGCCGCGCGCGTGA
- a CDS encoding cation diffusion facilitator family transporter, translated as MTAKNSKEDDRRTRITVLVALAANLLIAVAKAVGGLFAASPALLSEAAHSVADSLNEVFLLAALRRSRRPADHRHPFGYGKERFFWSLIAAVGIFVMGGCFSFFQGFEALTSGGQEESHSGYVAGLAVLGVALLAEGSSLIRAVHQVRTQPGEGIGSDPALRTVLAEDGTAVIGVLLAAGGMTLHMVTGRIEWEAAASFSIGVLLVYVAYRLGRSARDQLIGEAGDPEMHRGIRELLAEQPEIDNVAALHTMQLGTDSTLVAARVDLAPGIESERLELVFERVKRAVRDRWPEADQVFLDVVDAPKPVHER; from the coding sequence GTGACCGCGAAGAATTCCAAGGAAGACGACCGGCGGACCCGGATCACCGTTCTGGTGGCGCTCGCCGCCAATCTGCTGATCGCCGTGGCCAAGGCCGTCGGCGGTCTGTTCGCCGCGTCACCCGCGCTGCTCTCGGAGGCGGCGCACTCGGTGGCCGACAGCCTCAACGAGGTGTTCCTGCTGGCCGCACTGCGGCGCAGCCGCCGGCCCGCCGACCACAGGCATCCGTTCGGGTACGGCAAGGAGCGGTTCTTCTGGTCGCTGATCGCCGCCGTCGGCATCTTCGTGATGGGCGGCTGCTTCTCGTTCTTCCAGGGGTTCGAAGCGCTGACGTCGGGCGGTCAGGAGGAGTCCCACAGCGGGTACGTCGCCGGGCTCGCGGTCCTCGGTGTGGCACTGCTCGCGGAGGGCAGCTCGCTGATCCGCGCCGTGCACCAGGTGCGCACCCAGCCGGGCGAGGGCATCGGCTCGGACCCCGCGCTCCGTACGGTCCTCGCCGAGGACGGCACGGCGGTGATCGGCGTGCTCCTCGCGGCGGGTGGGATGACGCTGCACATGGTGACGGGGCGGATCGAGTGGGAGGCGGCCGCCTCGTTCTCCATCGGGGTGCTGCTCGTGTACGTGGCGTACCGGCTCGGCAGGAGCGCCCGCGACCAGTTGATCGGCGAGGCCGGCGACCCCGAGATGCACCGCGGCATCCGCGAACTCCTCGCCGAGCAGCCCGAGATCGACAATGTGGCGGCGCTGCACACGATGCAGCTGGGAACGGACTCGACGCTGGTCGCGGCGCGGGTCGATCTCGCGCCCGGCATCGAGAGCGAGCGCCTGGAGCTGGTCTTCGAGCGCGTCAAGCGGGCGGTGCGAGATCGCTGGCCCGAGGCCGATCAGGTGTTCCTGGACGTGGTGGACGCGCCGAAGCCGGTACATGAGCGCTGA
- a CDS encoding enolase C-terminal domain-like protein codes for MTDTPKSPSTCLPVERLDVSAYTVPTDAPEADATLAWDTTTIVFVEARAGGLTGIGWTYAPPAAADVVRDQLAGLVEGRDAFDIPAAHVAQCQGVRNAGRPGIASCAISAVDLALWDLKARLMDLPLVRLLGAARDTVPVYGSGGFTTYHDSHLAAQLSGWVHGQHIPQVKIKIGEACGRSVPRDLQRVRSARKVIGGDAELYVDAAGGYNRKQAIRVGEALVPHGVGWFEEPVSSDDLTGLRLVRDALVCDVTAGEYGYDLPYFARMIAAGAVDCLQVDVTRCGGITEFLRAASLAHAHGLEISAHCAPHAHADVAAAVPNLRHVEWFHDHVRIESMFFAGVLDPSGGTVRPGQNGPGNGLILRSEEVEEYRVA; via the coding sequence ATGACCGACACCCCGAAGTCCCCGAGCACCTGCCTGCCCGTCGAACGCCTCGACGTCAGCGCCTACACGGTGCCCACCGACGCCCCCGAAGCCGATGCCACCCTCGCCTGGGACACCACGACGATCGTCTTCGTCGAGGCCAGGGCCGGCGGTCTCACCGGCATCGGCTGGACCTATGCGCCACCGGCCGCCGCCGATGTCGTCCGCGACCAACTCGCCGGGCTCGTCGAGGGACGCGACGCCTTCGACATCCCCGCCGCCCACGTGGCGCAGTGCCAGGGCGTCCGCAACGCGGGCAGGCCCGGCATCGCGTCCTGCGCGATCTCCGCCGTCGACCTCGCCCTGTGGGACCTCAAGGCCCGCCTCATGGACCTCCCGCTCGTCCGCCTCCTCGGCGCGGCACGGGACACCGTCCCCGTCTACGGCAGCGGCGGCTTCACCACGTACCACGACAGCCACCTGGCCGCCCAACTCAGCGGCTGGGTGCACGGCCAGCACATCCCCCAGGTCAAGATAAAGATCGGCGAGGCCTGCGGCCGGTCGGTGCCCCGCGACCTCCAAAGGGTCCGCAGTGCCCGCAAAGTCATCGGCGGGGACGCCGAGTTGTACGTCGACGCGGCCGGCGGCTACAACCGCAAGCAGGCGATCCGCGTCGGCGAGGCGCTCGTCCCCCACGGCGTCGGCTGGTTCGAGGAACCCGTCTCCTCCGACGACCTCACAGGACTCCGCCTCGTCCGCGACGCCCTCGTCTGCGACGTCACCGCCGGCGAATACGGCTACGACCTCCCGTACTTCGCCCGCATGATCGCCGCGGGCGCCGTCGACTGCCTCCAGGTCGACGTGACCCGCTGCGGAGGCATCACCGAATTCCTCCGCGCCGCCTCCCTCGCCCACGCCCACGGCCTGGAGATCTCGGCCCACTGCGCCCCGCACGCCCACGCGGACGTGGCGGCAGCGGTCCCGAACCTCCGCCACGTCGAGTGGTTCCACGACCACGTCCGGATCGAGTCGATGTTCTTCGCGGGCGTCCTGGACCCCTCGGGCGGAACGGTCCGCCCAGGCCAGAACGGCCCGGGCAACGGCCTGATCCTGCGAAGCGAGGAGGTGGAGGAGTACCGGGTCGCGTGA
- a CDS encoding ferredoxin — MTEPPKDDLVRFLEDRFACAQSCTECARACALLVSSTDLGPAAPHVHGPVRPVPDEGQEKADAPHGLRRALLLSVEVCDATCRLLSEEAHQDEYGIRLQVEWCRAVALECAHVCDRTRDAADCAEQCRACARACTDFLATLG, encoded by the coding sequence ATGACCGAACCACCCAAGGACGACCTCGTCCGCTTCCTCGAGGACCGCTTCGCCTGCGCGCAGTCGTGCACGGAGTGCGCCCGCGCCTGCGCCCTGCTGGTCAGCTCCACCGACCTGGGCCCCGCCGCCCCGCACGTGCACGGCCCCGTGCGCCCGGTCCCGGACGAGGGCCAGGAAAAGGCCGACGCACCGCACGGCCTGCGGCGCGCGCTGCTCCTCAGCGTCGAGGTGTGCGACGCGACCTGCCGACTGCTGTCGGAGGAGGCACACCAGGACGAGTACGGGATCCGGCTCCAGGTCGAGTGGTGCCGAGCAGTAGCCCTGGAGTGCGCGCACGTCTGCGACCGCACGCGCGACGCGGCCGACTGCGCCGAACAGTGCCGGGCCTGCGCGCGGGCATGCACGGACTTCCTCGCGACCCTCGGCTGA
- a CDS encoding LLM class F420-dependent oxidoreductase, translated as MPEYGYFLASEEFGPRELVEQARMAEQAGFDCLWISDHYHPWNDAQGQSPFVWNVIGALAEAVSLPVETAVTCPTVRIHPAVLAQAVATSAVQLEGRFRFGVGTGEALNEHILGGPWPSAHVRMEMLEEAISVIRRLLDGGEVTHRGEHYTVENARIYTLPEGPVPIDISGFGPQATALAARVGDGYITMSPDEELVTQFRKGGGGAKPVAGGLKVCYGIDRAEAVRRVHGLWANQLLPGELGQVLPTPRHFEQAESLVTEQMVDGALPCGPDVDEHVGALDAFARAGFDRVYVNQIGPDQQEFFDFYRTKVLPQLKNDTPIGATSGSAG; from the coding sequence ATGCCCGAGTACGGCTACTTTCTGGCATCGGAGGAATTCGGGCCGCGCGAGCTCGTCGAACAGGCCCGGATGGCGGAACAGGCGGGCTTCGACTGCCTGTGGATCTCCGACCACTACCACCCGTGGAACGACGCCCAGGGCCAGAGCCCCTTCGTGTGGAACGTGATCGGCGCCCTCGCGGAGGCCGTGTCGCTGCCCGTGGAGACCGCGGTCACCTGCCCCACTGTCCGTATCCACCCCGCCGTCCTCGCCCAGGCCGTCGCCACCAGCGCGGTGCAGTTGGAGGGCCGTTTCCGGTTCGGTGTCGGCACCGGGGAGGCGCTCAACGAGCACATCCTGGGCGGGCCCTGGCCCTCCGCGCACGTGCGCATGGAGATGCTCGAAGAGGCCATCTCGGTCATCCGAAGGCTCCTCGACGGCGGCGAGGTCACCCATCGTGGCGAGCACTACACCGTGGAGAACGCCCGCATCTACACGCTGCCCGAAGGCCCCGTGCCCATCGACATCTCCGGCTTCGGCCCGCAGGCCACCGCGCTCGCCGCCCGCGTAGGCGACGGCTACATCACCATGAGCCCCGACGAGGAGCTGGTCACCCAGTTCCGTAAGGGCGGAGGCGGTGCGAAGCCCGTCGCCGGTGGCCTCAAGGTCTGCTACGGGATCGACCGGGCGGAGGCCGTGCGCCGCGTGCACGGGCTGTGGGCGAACCAGCTACTGCCTGGCGAACTTGGCCAAGTGCTGCCCACGCCCCGCCACTTCGAGCAGGCGGAGAGCCTCGTCACCGAGCAGATGGTCGACGGCGCGCTGCCCTGCGGCCCCGACGTCGACGAGCACGTGGGCGCCCTCGACGCCTTCGCCCGGGCCGGCTTCGACCGTGTCTACGTCAACCAGATCGGCCCGGACCAGCAGGAGTTCTTCGACTTCTACCGGACGAAGGTGCTGCCGCAGCTCAAGAACGACACACCCATCGGTGCGACCAGCGGCTCGGCAGGGTGA